One segment of Nomia melanderi isolate GNS246 chromosome 10, iyNomMela1, whole genome shotgun sequence DNA contains the following:
- the LOC116434142 gene encoding uncharacterized protein LOC116434142 isoform X2, which yields MIEVTVKTLDSQNHAFTLEDDQIIVRDFKEHIAEAVSVPAETQRLIYCGKVLRNEKKLNEYDVNGKIIHLVQLAPPQPGQRRNDEGHAQTQTNTAQVLRNSRSTRYRLARTQMHGNAMYVGAMSVPAEIIEGPALPVPQLNNSLSNSRLVLATRMLQRANVLVERLANPNISLHPPSSESNQSFSPQQAQTQQAETEHFANNSRASVTTRLTEATAAAIAAALSATGANNVTLLRGNSGGGIETVLLNDNNEDNQSESQQSQEPQSEQQGPTSRDDEPSDRLPRPRLMADLLEQLMNAQNSLRPYIESYRALMVADKALPTGGGPGSVEESQRIVDGVSEGLHYISHACHALSDIIVDMGQQPPRNLRCRPIIIQQTTILQPGVPIEAHFSIHGQNAYNNNSNEENSDSANTTAQSELNETNTEENSQHQEPESGTQRQPESQQQPESQQQQEQAQPPFGMGTIFNLPNDMVLMEVSPEGNFTTGSEQLQTGENNNNNNNNNGGRINSAADLIRNIMQAVAGHIVPAGITTTTITTPNLPTAGGQQTNSSHDGNTNAGQSTQARSNVDTHPTTATQTRSTSRQQAHSLNLGMNLDQGLEFDPFLPCNSHHVRRLPPATSHATTSTSQRVRPSQASATESQPQAQTATTTAATTSNTNSTNTMASASQRNPFMRSLQQTLGGVIEVQPQVTFGTISNTATSYTTTSTSERALTSQTSTTETQLQAQTAATSAVTTSNTNSTNTTASSSPESSLSSLESLSPLESLEEFLSQVTFGSNSNSPNNYLATGAGRDLYLLCLLNNLPRCTIAELLEPLLPAYSQDPMKEGVFLVNLTKCVFQDMTLRDMCELRRGQWKSISRQRVPLVVFLENTFPDSSAEDLPEQIINRVLPEIRRKLQSLFATAEVNNGENGLLIDICATIEALFQRHIRHIVQLLFDNDINDITFGQETFNMLQNLKKQLSAVLQYSIQGGFSEFISMLARFGVNNNKRVEDFWSFIRTWSDEFFVSAYHPPDSEIFPFLIYKDVSPSEPSEVSSDSTQRPSQTQSEGEPTKTEAIKEKRNLENSLLDNIEEVPGTFTGHEALPSDWVPIIARDNVRQRRQLLTQGMTNGSVTTLSDAYLGILPTKRRKLIEQQKPRLLVSTTPNHLAISASVECLVRESVNRAGVEEVDGAAVAVAVDPGVRRAFGQAIRDCLKPRRYETSDFPDSLRFPNATKYFADQDRSPK from the exons ATGATTGAAGTAACAGTAAAGACTTTAGATTCTCAAAATCATGCCTTTACTTTGGAAGACGAC CAAATTATTGTGAGAGACTTTAAAGAACACATAGCAGAAGCTGTTTCAGTTCCGGCAGAAACACAAAGACTTATTTACTGTGGTAAAGTCCTTCGAAATGAGAAAAAGTTAAATGAGTAtg ATGTCAATGGAAAAATTATCCATTTGGTGCAACTGGCACCACCACAACCTGGTCAGAGAAGAAATGACGAAGGTCATGCTCAAACTCAAACTAATACAGCACAGGTTTTGCGTAACTCACGAAGTACACGTTATAGACTCGCTAGAACGCAAATGCATGGCAATGCTATGTATGTCGGAGCCATGTCAGTACCAGCAGAAATTATTGAGGGACCCG cATTACCAGTACCACAATTGAATAACAGTTTATCGAATAGCCGTTTAGTTTTGGCAACAAGGATGCTGCAGCGTGCAAACGTACTTGTAGAAAGACTTgcaaatccaaatatatctctTCACCCTCCATCTTCAGAAAGTAATCAATCATTTTCACCCCAACAAGCTCAAACACAGCAAGCAGAAACAGAACATTT TGCTAATAATAGCAGAGCAAGTGTTACCACAAGATTAACTGAAGCCACTGCAGCTGCAATTGCCGCAGCCTTGTCTGCAACTGGAGCAAACAATGTAACATTATTAAGAG GAAACAGTGGAGGTGGTATAGAGACTGTACTATTAAATGATAACAATGAGGACAATCAATCAGAATCACAACAGTCACAAGAACCCCAATCTGAACAACAGGGACCCACGTCACGTGATGACGAACCATCAGATAG GCTACCACGACCACGACTCATGGCAGATTTGTTAGAGCAATTAATGAATGCACAAAACAGTTTGCGCCCATATATTGAAAGTTACCGTGCACTTATGGTTGCTGATAAAGCATTACCTACAGGA GGAGGACCTGGAAGTGTTGAAGAAAGTCAGAGAATAGTTGATGGCGTCAGTGAAGGCCTGCACTACATATCCCATGCCTGTCACGCATTGAGCGATATAATAGTTGACATGGGTCAGCAACCACCCAGGAATCTGAGATGTAGaccaattattatacaacagaCAACTATTTTGCAGCCTGGTGTACCAATTGAG GCACATTTTAGTATACATGGTCAAAATGcgtataataataacagtaacgaGGAAAATAGTGATAGTGCAAACACGACTGCACAAtctgaattaaatgaaactaatactGAAGAAAACAGTCAACATCAAGAACCTGAAAGCGGGACTCAACGACAACCAGAGTCGCAACAACAGCCAGAGTCGCAACAGCAACAAGAACAAGCACAACCTCCGTTTGGTATGG GTACAATCTTCAACTTGCCAAATGATATGGTATTAATGGAGGTTAGCCCCGAAGGTAATTTTACAACTGGAAGTGAACAATTGCAGACTggagaaaataataacaataacaataacaataatggtG GAAGAATAAACAGTGCCGCCGATTTGATTCGAAACATAATGCAGGCAGTTGCAGGCCATATTGTGCCAGCTGGTATtactaccaccaccatcacGACCCCAAATCTTCCAACAGCTGGAGGACAACAAACAAATTCATCTCATGATGGAAATACAAACGCTGGACAAAGTACACAAGCTCG aaGTAACGTAGATACTCATCCTACTACGGCGACACAAACTAGAAGTACATCGCGTCAACAAGCGCATTCTTTAAATCTTGGAATGAATTTGGACCAAGGTCTTGAATTTGATCCTTTCCTTCCTTGTAATTCTCACCACGTTCGGCGATTACCACCAGCAACATCCCATGCTACCACTTCTACATCACAAAGAGTTCGTCCTAGTCAAGCATCAGCAACTGAAAGTCAGCCTCAGGCGCAAACAG CAACAACTACGGCAGCCACAACTAGTAATACTAATTCTACAAATACCATGGCTTCAGCATCACAAAGAAATCCTTTTATGAGGTCATTGCAACAAACACTAGGAGGGGTTATAGAAGTTCAACCGCAAGTCACTTTTGGTACCATTAGTAACA CAGCAACATCCTATACCACTACTTCTACATCAGAAAGAGCTCTGACAAGTCAAACATCGACAACTGAAACCCAGCTTCAGGCACAAACAG CGGCAACTTCAGCAGTTACAACTAGTAACACTAATTCTACAAATACAACAGCGTCATCATCACCAGAAAGTTCATTAAGTTCATTAGAATCACTAAGTCCATTAGAATCACTAGAGGAATTTCTTTCTCAGGTCACTTTTGGTAGCAACAGTAAca GTCCGAATAATTACCTGGCAACGGGAGCGGGGAG GGACCTTTATTTGTTGTGTCTGTTAAACAACTTACCCCGTTGTACTATAGCAGAGCTTTTGGAACCTTTACTGCCGGCCTATTCACAGGATCCAATGAAAGAAGGAGTTTTTCTTGTGAACTTAACTAAATGTGTG tttcaagACATGACGCTACGTGACATGTGCGAATTGCGTCGTGGACAATGGAAATCAATTTCTCGCCAAAGAGTGCCGCTGGTAGTATTTCTGGAAAACACTTTTCCAGATTCTTCTGCGGAAGACCTTCCAGAGCAAATTATAAACCGTGTATTGCCAGAAATTAGACGAAAATTGCAAAGTTTGTTCGCGACAGCAGAAGTTAATAATGGTGAAAATGGTTTGCTCATAGATATTTGTGCAACTATAGAAGCGTTGTTTCAACGCCATATCAGACATATTGTACAATTACTGTTTGATAATG ATATCAACGATATCACATTCGGGCAAGAAACGTTTAATATGTTACAAAATTTAAAGAAGCAATTATCAGCAGTTCTCCAGTATTCTATACAAGGTGGTTTCTCAGAATTTATTTCCATGCTTGCACGGTTTGGGGTGAATAAT AACAAAAGAGTGGAGGATTTTTGGTCTTTTATAAGAACATGGTCTGATGAATTCTTCGTTTCCGCTTATCATCCTCCTGATTCAGAAATTTTCCCGTTTTTAATATATAAGGATGTGTCTCCTTCTGAACCATCAGAAGTGTCCTCAGACTCAACACAGCGTCCAAGTCAAACACAGTCTGAAGGAGAG CCTACGAAGACCGAAGctataaaagagaaaagaaatttggaaaattcatTACTAGATAATATTGAAGAAGTCCCAGGGACGTTTACAGGACATGAAGCGCTACCTTCA GATTGGGTACCAATAATTGCCCGAGATAACGTGAGACAACGTCGTCAGTTATTAACACAGGGAATGACAAATGGAAGTGTAACAACACTCAGTGATGCTTATTTAGGTATACTGCCCACTAAACGCCGTAAACTAATTGAACAACAAAAACCACGGTTATTAGTCAGTACTACACCTAATCATTTAGCAATATCAGCGTCCGTGGAATGTTTAGTCAGAGAAAGTGTGAACCGCGCTGGTGTAGAGGAAGTTGATGGTGCTGCAGTTGCTGTTGCTGTCGACCCTGGTGTCAGACGTGCATTCGGTCAAGCAATTAGAGACTGCTTGAAACCACGGAGGTATGAAACATCAGACTTTCCAGATTCTTTACGTTTTCCTAATGCTACTAAATATTTCGCGGATCAAGATAGATCAcctaagtaa
- the LOC116434142 gene encoding uncharacterized protein LOC116434142 isoform X5 — MIEVTVKTLDSQNHAFTLEDDQIIVRDFKEHIAEAVSVPAETQRLIYCGKVLRNEKKLNEYDVNGKIIHLVQLAPPQPGQRRNDEGHAQTQTNTAQVLRNSRSTRYRLARTQMHGNAMYVGAMSVPAEIIEGPALPVPQLNNSLSNSRLVLATRMLQRANVLVERLANPNISLHPPSSESNQSFSPQQAQTQQAETEHFANNSRASVTTRLTEATAAAIAAALSATGANNVTLLRAGNSGGGIETVLLNDNNEDNQSESQQSQEPQSEQQGPTSRDDEPSDRLPRPRLMADLLEQLMNAQNSLRPYIESYRALMVADKALPTGGGPGSVEESQRIVDGVSEGLHYISHACHALSDIIVDMGQQPPRNLRCRPIIIQQTTILQPGVPIEAHFSIHGQNAYNNNSNEENSDSANTTAQSELNETNTEENSQHQEPESGTQRQPESQQQPESQQQQEQAQPPFGMGTIFNLPNDMVLMEVSPEGNFTTGSEQLQTGENNNNNNNNNGGRINSAADLIRNIMQAVAGHIVPAGITTTTITTPNLPTAGGQQTNSSHDGNTNAGQSTQARSNVDTHPTTATQTRSTSRQQAHSLNLGMNLDQGLEFDPFLPCNSHHVRRLPPATSHATTSTSQRVRPSQASATESQPQAQTATTTAATTSNTNSTNTMASASQRNPFMRSLQQTLGGVIEVQPQVTFGTISNTATSYTTTSTSERALTSQTSTTETQLQAQTAATSAVTTSNTNSTNTTASSSPESSLSSLESLSPLESLEEFLSQVTFGSNSNSPNNYLATGAGRDLYLLCLLNNLPRCTIAELLEPLLPAYSQDPMKEGVFLVNLTKCVFQDMTLRDMCELRRGQWKSISRQRVPLVVFLENTFPDSSAEDLPEQIINRVLPEIRRKLQSLFATAEVNNGENGLLIDICATIEALFQRHIRHIVQLLFDNDINDITFGQETFNMLQNLKKQLSAVLQYSIQGGFSEFISMLARFGVNNNKRVEDFWSFIRTWSDEFFVSAYHPPDSEIFPFLIYKDVSPSEPSEVSSDSTQRPSQTQSEGETEAIKEKRNLENSLLDNIEEVPGTFTGHEALPSDWVPIIARDNVRQRRQLLTQGMTNGSVTTLSDAYLGILPTKRRKLIEQQKPRLLVSTTPNHLAISASVECLVRESVNRAGVEEVDGAAVAVAVDPGVRRAFGQAIRDCLKPRRYETSDFPDSLRFPNATKYFADQDRSPK; from the exons ATGATTGAAGTAACAGTAAAGACTTTAGATTCTCAAAATCATGCCTTTACTTTGGAAGACGAC CAAATTATTGTGAGAGACTTTAAAGAACACATAGCAGAAGCTGTTTCAGTTCCGGCAGAAACACAAAGACTTATTTACTGTGGTAAAGTCCTTCGAAATGAGAAAAAGTTAAATGAGTAtg ATGTCAATGGAAAAATTATCCATTTGGTGCAACTGGCACCACCACAACCTGGTCAGAGAAGAAATGACGAAGGTCATGCTCAAACTCAAACTAATACAGCACAGGTTTTGCGTAACTCACGAAGTACACGTTATAGACTCGCTAGAACGCAAATGCATGGCAATGCTATGTATGTCGGAGCCATGTCAGTACCAGCAGAAATTATTGAGGGACCCG cATTACCAGTACCACAATTGAATAACAGTTTATCGAATAGCCGTTTAGTTTTGGCAACAAGGATGCTGCAGCGTGCAAACGTACTTGTAGAAAGACTTgcaaatccaaatatatctctTCACCCTCCATCTTCAGAAAGTAATCAATCATTTTCACCCCAACAAGCTCAAACACAGCAAGCAGAAACAGAACATTT TGCTAATAATAGCAGAGCAAGTGTTACCACAAGATTAACTGAAGCCACTGCAGCTGCAATTGCCGCAGCCTTGTCTGCAACTGGAGCAAACAATGTAACATTATTAAGAG caGGAAACAGTGGAGGTGGTATAGAGACTGTACTATTAAATGATAACAATGAGGACAATCAATCAGAATCACAACAGTCACAAGAACCCCAATCTGAACAACAGGGACCCACGTCACGTGATGACGAACCATCAGATAG GCTACCACGACCACGACTCATGGCAGATTTGTTAGAGCAATTAATGAATGCACAAAACAGTTTGCGCCCATATATTGAAAGTTACCGTGCACTTATGGTTGCTGATAAAGCATTACCTACAGGA GGAGGACCTGGAAGTGTTGAAGAAAGTCAGAGAATAGTTGATGGCGTCAGTGAAGGCCTGCACTACATATCCCATGCCTGTCACGCATTGAGCGATATAATAGTTGACATGGGTCAGCAACCACCCAGGAATCTGAGATGTAGaccaattattatacaacagaCAACTATTTTGCAGCCTGGTGTACCAATTGAG GCACATTTTAGTATACATGGTCAAAATGcgtataataataacagtaacgaGGAAAATAGTGATAGTGCAAACACGACTGCACAAtctgaattaaatgaaactaatactGAAGAAAACAGTCAACATCAAGAACCTGAAAGCGGGACTCAACGACAACCAGAGTCGCAACAACAGCCAGAGTCGCAACAGCAACAAGAACAAGCACAACCTCCGTTTGGTATGG GTACAATCTTCAACTTGCCAAATGATATGGTATTAATGGAGGTTAGCCCCGAAGGTAATTTTACAACTGGAAGTGAACAATTGCAGACTggagaaaataataacaataacaataacaataatggtG GAAGAATAAACAGTGCCGCCGATTTGATTCGAAACATAATGCAGGCAGTTGCAGGCCATATTGTGCCAGCTGGTATtactaccaccaccatcacGACCCCAAATCTTCCAACAGCTGGAGGACAACAAACAAATTCATCTCATGATGGAAATACAAACGCTGGACAAAGTACACAAGCTCG aaGTAACGTAGATACTCATCCTACTACGGCGACACAAACTAGAAGTACATCGCGTCAACAAGCGCATTCTTTAAATCTTGGAATGAATTTGGACCAAGGTCTTGAATTTGATCCTTTCCTTCCTTGTAATTCTCACCACGTTCGGCGATTACCACCAGCAACATCCCATGCTACCACTTCTACATCACAAAGAGTTCGTCCTAGTCAAGCATCAGCAACTGAAAGTCAGCCTCAGGCGCAAACAG CAACAACTACGGCAGCCACAACTAGTAATACTAATTCTACAAATACCATGGCTTCAGCATCACAAAGAAATCCTTTTATGAGGTCATTGCAACAAACACTAGGAGGGGTTATAGAAGTTCAACCGCAAGTCACTTTTGGTACCATTAGTAACA CAGCAACATCCTATACCACTACTTCTACATCAGAAAGAGCTCTGACAAGTCAAACATCGACAACTGAAACCCAGCTTCAGGCACAAACAG CGGCAACTTCAGCAGTTACAACTAGTAACACTAATTCTACAAATACAACAGCGTCATCATCACCAGAAAGTTCATTAAGTTCATTAGAATCACTAAGTCCATTAGAATCACTAGAGGAATTTCTTTCTCAGGTCACTTTTGGTAGCAACAGTAAca GTCCGAATAATTACCTGGCAACGGGAGCGGGGAG GGACCTTTATTTGTTGTGTCTGTTAAACAACTTACCCCGTTGTACTATAGCAGAGCTTTTGGAACCTTTACTGCCGGCCTATTCACAGGATCCAATGAAAGAAGGAGTTTTTCTTGTGAACTTAACTAAATGTGTG tttcaagACATGACGCTACGTGACATGTGCGAATTGCGTCGTGGACAATGGAAATCAATTTCTCGCCAAAGAGTGCCGCTGGTAGTATTTCTGGAAAACACTTTTCCAGATTCTTCTGCGGAAGACCTTCCAGAGCAAATTATAAACCGTGTATTGCCAGAAATTAGACGAAAATTGCAAAGTTTGTTCGCGACAGCAGAAGTTAATAATGGTGAAAATGGTTTGCTCATAGATATTTGTGCAACTATAGAAGCGTTGTTTCAACGCCATATCAGACATATTGTACAATTACTGTTTGATAATG ATATCAACGATATCACATTCGGGCAAGAAACGTTTAATATGTTACAAAATTTAAAGAAGCAATTATCAGCAGTTCTCCAGTATTCTATACAAGGTGGTTTCTCAGAATTTATTTCCATGCTTGCACGGTTTGGGGTGAATAAT AACAAAAGAGTGGAGGATTTTTGGTCTTTTATAAGAACATGGTCTGATGAATTCTTCGTTTCCGCTTATCATCCTCCTGATTCAGAAATTTTCCCGTTTTTAATATATAAGGATGTGTCTCCTTCTGAACCATCAGAAGTGTCCTCAGACTCAACACAGCGTCCAAGTCAAACACAGTCTGAAGGAGAG ACCGAAGctataaaagagaaaagaaatttggaaaattcatTACTAGATAATATTGAAGAAGTCCCAGGGACGTTTACAGGACATGAAGCGCTACCTTCA GATTGGGTACCAATAATTGCCCGAGATAACGTGAGACAACGTCGTCAGTTATTAACACAGGGAATGACAAATGGAAGTGTAACAACACTCAGTGATGCTTATTTAGGTATACTGCCCACTAAACGCCGTAAACTAATTGAACAACAAAAACCACGGTTATTAGTCAGTACTACACCTAATCATTTAGCAATATCAGCGTCCGTGGAATGTTTAGTCAGAGAAAGTGTGAACCGCGCTGGTGTAGAGGAAGTTGATGGTGCTGCAGTTGCTGTTGCTGTCGACCCTGGTGTCAGACGTGCATTCGGTCAAGCAATTAGAGACTGCTTGAAACCACGGAGGTATGAAACATCAGACTTTCCAGATTCTTTACGTTTTCCTAATGCTACTAAATATTTCGCGGATCAAGATAGATCAcctaagtaa
- the LOC116434142 gene encoding uncharacterized protein LOC116434142 isoform X6, which translates to MIEVTVKTLDSQNHAFTLEDDQIIVRDFKEHIAEAVSVPAETQRLIYCGKVLRNEKKLNEYDVNGKIIHLVQLAPPQPGQRRNDEGHAQTQTNTAQVLRNSRSTRYRLARTQMHGNAMYVGAMSVPAEIIEGPALPVPQLNNSLSNSRLVLATRMLQRANVLVERLANPNISLHPPSSESNQSFSPQQAQTQQAETEHFANNSRASVTTRLTEATAAAIAAALSATGANNVTLLRAGNSGGGIETVLLNDNNEDNQSESQQSQEPQSEQQGPTSRDDEPSDRLPRPRLMADLLEQLMNAQNSLRPYIESYRALMVADKALPTGGGPGSVEESQRIVDGVSEGLHYISHACHALSDIIVDMGQQPPRNLRCRPIIIQQTTILQPGVPIEAHFSIHGQNAYNNNSNEENSDSANTTAQSELNETNTEENSQHQEPESGTQRQPESQQQPESQQQQEQAQPPFGMGTIFNLPNDMVLMEVSPEGNFTTGSEQLQTGENNNNNNNNNGGRINSAADLIRNIMQAVAGHIVPAGITTTTITTPNLPTAGGQQTNSSHDGNTNAGQSTQARSNVDTHPTTATQTRSTSRQQAHSLNLGMNLDQGLEFDPFLPCNSHHVRRLPPATSHATTSTSQRVRPSQASATESQPQAQTATTTAATTSNTNSTNTMASASQRNPFMRSLQQTLGGVIEVQPQVTFGTISNTATSYTTTSTSERALTSQTSTTETQLQAQTAATSAVTTSNTNSTNTTASSSPESSLSSLESLSPLESLEEFLSQVTFGSNSNSPNNYLATGAGRDLYLLCLLNNLPRCTIAELLEPLLPAYSQDPMKEGVFLVNLTKCVFQDMTLRDMCELRRGQWKSISRQRVPLVVFLENTFPDSSAEDLPEQIINRVLPEIRRKLQSLFATAEVNNGENGLLIDICATIEALFQRHIRHIVQLLFDNDINDITFGQETFNMLQNLKKQLSAVLQYSIQGGFSEFISMLARFGVNNNKRVEDFWSFIRTWSDEFFVSAYHPPDSEIFPFLIYKDVSPSEPSEVSSDSTQRPSQTQSEGEPTKTEAIKEKRNLENSLLDNIEEVPGTFTGHEALPSDWVPIIARDNVRQRRQLLTQGMTNGSVTTLSDAYLGILPTKRRKLIEQQKPRLLVSTTPNHLAISASVECLVRESVNRAGVEEVDGAAVAVAVDPGVRRAFGQAIRDCLKPRSKGSLYSVGEDLT; encoded by the exons ATGATTGAAGTAACAGTAAAGACTTTAGATTCTCAAAATCATGCCTTTACTTTGGAAGACGAC CAAATTATTGTGAGAGACTTTAAAGAACACATAGCAGAAGCTGTTTCAGTTCCGGCAGAAACACAAAGACTTATTTACTGTGGTAAAGTCCTTCGAAATGAGAAAAAGTTAAATGAGTAtg ATGTCAATGGAAAAATTATCCATTTGGTGCAACTGGCACCACCACAACCTGGTCAGAGAAGAAATGACGAAGGTCATGCTCAAACTCAAACTAATACAGCACAGGTTTTGCGTAACTCACGAAGTACACGTTATAGACTCGCTAGAACGCAAATGCATGGCAATGCTATGTATGTCGGAGCCATGTCAGTACCAGCAGAAATTATTGAGGGACCCG cATTACCAGTACCACAATTGAATAACAGTTTATCGAATAGCCGTTTAGTTTTGGCAACAAGGATGCTGCAGCGTGCAAACGTACTTGTAGAAAGACTTgcaaatccaaatatatctctTCACCCTCCATCTTCAGAAAGTAATCAATCATTTTCACCCCAACAAGCTCAAACACAGCAAGCAGAAACAGAACATTT TGCTAATAATAGCAGAGCAAGTGTTACCACAAGATTAACTGAAGCCACTGCAGCTGCAATTGCCGCAGCCTTGTCTGCAACTGGAGCAAACAATGTAACATTATTAAGAG caGGAAACAGTGGAGGTGGTATAGAGACTGTACTATTAAATGATAACAATGAGGACAATCAATCAGAATCACAACAGTCACAAGAACCCCAATCTGAACAACAGGGACCCACGTCACGTGATGACGAACCATCAGATAG GCTACCACGACCACGACTCATGGCAGATTTGTTAGAGCAATTAATGAATGCACAAAACAGTTTGCGCCCATATATTGAAAGTTACCGTGCACTTATGGTTGCTGATAAAGCATTACCTACAGGA GGAGGACCTGGAAGTGTTGAAGAAAGTCAGAGAATAGTTGATGGCGTCAGTGAAGGCCTGCACTACATATCCCATGCCTGTCACGCATTGAGCGATATAATAGTTGACATGGGTCAGCAACCACCCAGGAATCTGAGATGTAGaccaattattatacaacagaCAACTATTTTGCAGCCTGGTGTACCAATTGAG GCACATTTTAGTATACATGGTCAAAATGcgtataataataacagtaacgaGGAAAATAGTGATAGTGCAAACACGACTGCACAAtctgaattaaatgaaactaatactGAAGAAAACAGTCAACATCAAGAACCTGAAAGCGGGACTCAACGACAACCAGAGTCGCAACAACAGCCAGAGTCGCAACAGCAACAAGAACAAGCACAACCTCCGTTTGGTATGG GTACAATCTTCAACTTGCCAAATGATATGGTATTAATGGAGGTTAGCCCCGAAGGTAATTTTACAACTGGAAGTGAACAATTGCAGACTggagaaaataataacaataacaataacaataatggtG GAAGAATAAACAGTGCCGCCGATTTGATTCGAAACATAATGCAGGCAGTTGCAGGCCATATTGTGCCAGCTGGTATtactaccaccaccatcacGACCCCAAATCTTCCAACAGCTGGAGGACAACAAACAAATTCATCTCATGATGGAAATACAAACGCTGGACAAAGTACACAAGCTCG aaGTAACGTAGATACTCATCCTACTACGGCGACACAAACTAGAAGTACATCGCGTCAACAAGCGCATTCTTTAAATCTTGGAATGAATTTGGACCAAGGTCTTGAATTTGATCCTTTCCTTCCTTGTAATTCTCACCACGTTCGGCGATTACCACCAGCAACATCCCATGCTACCACTTCTACATCACAAAGAGTTCGTCCTAGTCAAGCATCAGCAACTGAAAGTCAGCCTCAGGCGCAAACAG CAACAACTACGGCAGCCACAACTAGTAATACTAATTCTACAAATACCATGGCTTCAGCATCACAAAGAAATCCTTTTATGAGGTCATTGCAACAAACACTAGGAGGGGTTATAGAAGTTCAACCGCAAGTCACTTTTGGTACCATTAGTAACA CAGCAACATCCTATACCACTACTTCTACATCAGAAAGAGCTCTGACAAGTCAAACATCGACAACTGAAACCCAGCTTCAGGCACAAACAG CGGCAACTTCAGCAGTTACAACTAGTAACACTAATTCTACAAATACAACAGCGTCATCATCACCAGAAAGTTCATTAAGTTCATTAGAATCACTAAGTCCATTAGAATCACTAGAGGAATTTCTTTCTCAGGTCACTTTTGGTAGCAACAGTAAca GTCCGAATAATTACCTGGCAACGGGAGCGGGGAG GGACCTTTATTTGTTGTGTCTGTTAAACAACTTACCCCGTTGTACTATAGCAGAGCTTTTGGAACCTTTACTGCCGGCCTATTCACAGGATCCAATGAAAGAAGGAGTTTTTCTTGTGAACTTAACTAAATGTGTG tttcaagACATGACGCTACGTGACATGTGCGAATTGCGTCGTGGACAATGGAAATCAATTTCTCGCCAAAGAGTGCCGCTGGTAGTATTTCTGGAAAACACTTTTCCAGATTCTTCTGCGGAAGACCTTCCAGAGCAAATTATAAACCGTGTATTGCCAGAAATTAGACGAAAATTGCAAAGTTTGTTCGCGACAGCAGAAGTTAATAATGGTGAAAATGGTTTGCTCATAGATATTTGTGCAACTATAGAAGCGTTGTTTCAACGCCATATCAGACATATTGTACAATTACTGTTTGATAATG ATATCAACGATATCACATTCGGGCAAGAAACGTTTAATATGTTACAAAATTTAAAGAAGCAATTATCAGCAGTTCTCCAGTATTCTATACAAGGTGGTTTCTCAGAATTTATTTCCATGCTTGCACGGTTTGGGGTGAATAAT AACAAAAGAGTGGAGGATTTTTGGTCTTTTATAAGAACATGGTCTGATGAATTCTTCGTTTCCGCTTATCATCCTCCTGATTCAGAAATTTTCCCGTTTTTAATATATAAGGATGTGTCTCCTTCTGAACCATCAGAAGTGTCCTCAGACTCAACACAGCGTCCAAGTCAAACACAGTCTGAAGGAGAG CCTACGAAGACCGAAGctataaaagagaaaagaaatttggaaaattcatTACTAGATAATATTGAAGAAGTCCCAGGGACGTTTACAGGACATGAAGCGCTACCTTCA GATTGGGTACCAATAATTGCCCGAGATAACGTGAGACAACGTCGTCAGTTATTAACACAGGGAATGACAAATGGAAGTGTAACAACACTCAGTGATGCTTATTTAGGTATACTGCCCACTAAACGCCGTAAACTAATTGAACAACAAAAACCACGGTTATTAGTCAGTACTACACCTAATCATTTAGCAATATCAGCGTCCGTGGAATGTTTAGTCAGAGAAAGTGTGAACCGCGCTGGTGTAGAGGAAGTTGATGGTGCTGCAGTTGCTGTTGCTGTCGACCCTGGTGTCAGACGTGCATTCGGTCAAGCAATTAGAGACTGCTTGAAACCACGGAG CAAGGGTAGCCTCTATTCAGTCGGGGAAGACCTTACTTAA